A stretch of the Deltaproteobacteria bacterium genome encodes the following:
- a CDS encoding protein nirF: MKPSAALALCLAAALSGCAARQGSVGSRVFVVERNDETLAVYDLTSRAVVGRIGKLGNLQHATMTFSPDLRYGYVASRSGKLSQIDLAKMERAGEVFTSKSSIDIAVSQDGRYIATAEYVPGGLTILDAQTLAVVKRIPAPIEVDGQQRESRVTGVVDAPGNRFVCVLMEGHEVWVVDASRPDFPIERRVPVIADEPYDAMITPDGRHYVVGHLNTPQVSVIDLAHAEPAPRLVSLQDPAQAYQRGRVVKLPHLASWAVARGYVFVPLVGEKRLALLDRNSWEFKRSIAVRGHPVYAVRAPGEREVWVSFSGEDDDAYVQVIDTETLAVTHTIRIGGRVYHMDFTPRGSHLLASANRDNKLVLVNTTSYSVESEVALRSPSGIFGVWRAFISGL, encoded by the coding sequence ATGAAGCCAAGTGCAGCGCTGGCGCTTTGCCTGGCAGCGGCGCTGTCCGGGTGTGCGGCAAGGCAGGGCAGCGTCGGCTCGCGTGTCTTCGTGGTCGAGCGCAACGATGAGACGCTAGCGGTCTACGACCTCACGTCGCGTGCCGTGGTCGGCCGCATCGGTAAACTCGGCAACCTTCAACACGCGACGATGACCTTCTCGCCCGATCTGCGCTACGGCTACGTCGCCAGCCGCAGCGGCAAGCTCAGCCAGATCGACCTGGCGAAGATGGAACGGGCGGGCGAGGTCTTTACATCCAAGAGCTCGATCGACATCGCCGTCAGTCAGGACGGCCGCTACATCGCGACCGCCGAGTATGTTCCCGGCGGACTGACCATCCTCGATGCGCAGACGCTGGCGGTCGTCAAGCGCATCCCGGCGCCGATTGAAGTCGACGGCCAGCAGCGCGAGTCGCGGGTGACCGGGGTGGTCGATGCCCCCGGTAACCGCTTCGTCTGTGTCCTCATGGAAGGACACGAGGTCTGGGTGGTCGACGCCTCACGGCCGGACTTTCCGATCGAGCGGCGCGTGCCGGTGATCGCCGACGAGCCCTACGACGCGATGATCACCCCCGATGGCCGCCACTACGTCGTTGGCCATCTGAACACACCGCAGGTCTCGGTCATCGACCTGGCCCATGCTGAACCAGCACCCCGGCTGGTGTCCCTGCAAGACCCGGCGCAAGCATACCAGCGCGGCCGGGTGGTGAAGCTGCCGCACTTGGCTTCCTGGGCGGTGGCCCGCGGCTACGTGTTCGTTCCCCTGGTGGGCGAGAAGCGTCTGGCGCTGCTCGATCGCAACAGCTGGGAGTTCAAGCGCTCGATCGCGGTGCGCGGCCATCCGGTGTACGCGGTGCGCGCGCCGGGTGAGCGCGAGGTGTGGGTCAGCTTCTCGGGCGAGGACGACGACGCTTACGTGCAGGTCATCGATACCGAGACACTGGCGGTGACGCACACGATCCGGATCGGCGGCCGCGTCTACCACATGGACTTCACCCCGCGCGGCAGCCATCTGTTGGCTTCCGCCAACCGCGACAACAAG